Proteins from a genomic interval of Fodinicurvata sediminis DSM 21159:
- the doeB gene encoding N(2)-acetyl-L-2,4-diaminobutanoate deacetylase DoeB: MLASVEFLPPNPISTSLDFDYDGIQHGFLKLPYSHDDSAWGAIMIPITVIRNGEGETALLTGGNHGDEYEGPVTLFKLANSLTADEIRGRVIILPAMNYPAFNAARRTSPIDGGNLNRIFPGRPDGTTTQKIADYFQRYLLPMADYVLDFHSGGKTLEFVPFAACHILPDKEQEDNCRAAMEAFSAPYSMQMLEMDSRGMYDTAAEALGKIFVTTELGGGGTASARNVRIADRGVRNFLKHAGILDGVPERTESIKLDMPGDECFVSSEDDGLLEPCVDLGDTVHEGDVIARVHNIRRTGVPPRDYYATMDGLLVARHFPGIVHGGDCIAVLATWY, from the coding sequence ATTCCCACGATGATTCGGCCTGGGGCGCGATCATGATCCCCATCACCGTGATCCGTAACGGTGAAGGGGAAACAGCCCTGTTGACCGGTGGCAATCATGGCGACGAGTACGAAGGTCCCGTCACTCTGTTCAAGCTGGCCAATAGCTTGACGGCGGACGAGATCCGTGGGCGCGTCATTATCCTGCCCGCCATGAATTATCCGGCCTTCAATGCGGCACGCAGGACTTCGCCCATCGATGGCGGAAATCTCAACCGGATCTTTCCAGGGCGCCCGGACGGAACCACCACTCAGAAGATTGCGGACTATTTCCAGCGCTACCTCCTGCCCATGGCGGACTATGTTCTGGATTTTCATTCCGGTGGCAAGACGCTTGAATTCGTGCCTTTTGCCGCTTGCCACATCCTGCCTGATAAGGAACAGGAGGATAACTGCCGCGCTGCTATGGAAGCCTTCTCGGCCCCTTATTCGATGCAGATGCTCGAGATGGATAGCCGCGGCATGTATGACACGGCCGCAGAGGCCCTGGGCAAGATTTTTGTCACGACAGAACTTGGCGGCGGGGGGACGGCGTCAGCCAGGAATGTGCGTATTGCCGACCGAGGTGTGCGCAACTTCCTGAAGCATGCAGGTATCCTGGATGGCGTTCCCGAGCGAACTGAAAGTATCAAGCTGGATATGCCCGGAGACGAATGCTTCGTTTCCTCGGAAGACGATGGGTTGCTGGAGCCCTGTGTCGATTTGGGGGATACGGTACATGAGGGCGATGTCATTGCCCGTGTGCACAATATTCGTCGGACGGGTGTTCCACCGCGAGATTACTATGCAACCATGGACGGATTGCTTGTCGCGCGTCACTTCCCTGGCATCGTGCACGGTGGCGATTGTATCGCAGTTCTGGCGACCTGGTACTGA
- a CDS encoding TolC family outer membrane protein — protein MAGKSFKPALKAMLFCGASAILMAPGSSFAMGLEEAVQVALETNPEVGEAVANKEARNFELDRARGNYYPQVTLEGRSGPGYRDTRANDGNKEWRLRSEASVTVQQMLFDGFATDSEVEASAARIDSAALRVMERSEFIGLEVVRIYIDILRQQELVELARRNVEVLEGIYRDVADQVRSGASSIADQQQADERVENARSLLVDFERSLEEAEITFERLVGEPPQNLADIQTGPQGMPRSREEAVQIALESNPSIQFARADLDAAYADWEASKSAFYPEVSLVGTARAGYNLDDTEGKNNDLSLQLVVSYPLFTGGIDTANREIAVREISQAREALLNQEREAEELVRQSWSSVMANQRRIDILREQVVSSEQVRNSYRDQFSIGQRTLLDLLDSENELFNARVSLATSEYAEIFAKYRVLGAAGRLLDTLGVQPPRQAQEYAREEASVPETPEEETMSRQEPRWLQSD, from the coding sequence ATGGCAGGTAAATCGTTCAAGCCGGCACTGAAGGCCATGCTGTTCTGTGGTGCTTCTGCCATTCTCATGGCACCAGGCAGCAGTTTCGCCATGGGGCTTGAGGAGGCGGTTCAGGTTGCACTGGAAACTAATCCGGAGGTTGGCGAGGCTGTCGCCAACAAGGAAGCACGCAATTTCGAATTGGACCGCGCGCGCGGTAACTACTATCCGCAGGTGACACTCGAAGGGCGCAGCGGTCCCGGTTATCGGGATACCCGTGCCAATGACGGCAACAAGGAGTGGCGCCTGCGCAGCGAAGCTTCCGTGACCGTCCAGCAGATGCTGTTCGACGGTTTCGCCACCGACAGCGAAGTCGAGGCATCGGCTGCCAGAATCGATTCCGCAGCGCTGCGCGTCATGGAACGCTCCGAGTTCATCGGACTGGAAGTGGTGCGCATCTACATCGATATCCTGCGCCAACAGGAGCTTGTGGAACTGGCCCGCCGGAACGTTGAAGTTCTTGAAGGTATTTACAGGGATGTGGCCGACCAGGTGCGGAGCGGTGCTTCCAGCATTGCCGATCAACAGCAGGCCGACGAGCGTGTAGAGAATGCACGTTCCCTGCTGGTGGATTTCGAGCGCAGCCTGGAGGAAGCGGAAATCACCTTCGAGCGGCTGGTTGGGGAACCGCCACAGAACCTTGCGGATATCCAGACCGGTCCCCAGGGCATGCCGCGCTCCCGGGAAGAGGCGGTCCAGATCGCTCTGGAAAGCAATCCCAGCATCCAGTTTGCCCGCGCCGATCTCGATGCGGCTTATGCGGATTGGGAGGCCTCGAAGTCGGCCTTCTATCCGGAAGTCAGCTTGGTTGGCACGGCGCGCGCCGGCTACAACCTCGATGATACTGAAGGCAAGAACAATGACTTGTCCCTTCAGTTGGTCGTGAGCTATCCGCTTTTCACGGGCGGGATCGATACGGCGAACCGCGAGATCGCCGTGCGCGAGATCAGCCAGGCCCGTGAAGCGCTGCTGAATCAGGAGCGAGAGGCCGAGGAACTGGTCCGCCAGTCCTGGAGCTCGGTGATGGCCAATCAGCGCCGCATTGATATCCTGCGTGAGCAGGTCGTCTCCAGTGAGCAGGTTCGCAATTCCTATCGCGACCAGTTCAGCATCGGTCAGCGCACACTTCTGGATCTTCTGGATTCGGAGAATGAGCTCTTCAACGCAAGAGTCTCCCTGGCCACCAGCGAGTATGCCGAGATCTTTGCCAAGTATCGCGTGCTGGGTGCGGCTGGACGTCTTCTCGACACATTGGGTGTCCAGCCTCCGAGGCAGGCTCAGGAATATGCGCGAGAAGAGGCGAGCGTTCCCGAGACGCCGGAAGAGGAAACCATGTCCCGTCAGGAGCCGCGGTGGCTTCAGTCGGATTAA
- a CDS encoding type I secretion system permease/ATPase, with amino-acid sequence MVQDTSLQQERVEAAEVQQGVVDPLLESLVFLSKYHHRPTSRDALISGLPLDKGRLTVDLFSRCASRVGLSARIVRRPLKSIPDFVLPAVLLMKNGECCVLTAWRQDGQAEVVLPDSGEGTTVIPLDTLEEDYLGYTLYVRPEYQFDARMKEEEEERPQNRSWFWGTLARLWPVYLQVMGAAAVVNVLAIASPLFVMNVYDRVLPNQAFSTLWVLAAGMGIAMFFDFLLRNLRAALIDNAGRRADVLLASRLFEQVLNIQMKVRPGSTGAFANHLREFETVRDFFTSSTLASLTDLMFVGLFLFIIWMIGGPLVYIPLAAVVLALVTGFCIQFPLNSVVRKTHKEAAQKHGILVETLSGLDTIKVAGAEGRMQRSWEQFVGSTSRTAQRSRLFSNLGINTTSFLQQGTTVGIVIFGVYLASEGELSMGAIIACVILGGRAVAPLGGMANTLSRMNQSIVALKTLDGIMKLPVERPVDRRFVSRGRMDGEIEFRGVNFTYPEARTQALREVSFRVNQGERVGILGRIGSGKTTIGRLASGLYEPDEGAVLLDGTDLRQIHPADIRRNVGFMMQDVTLFYGTVRENIALGFPQADDALILRASKLAGVDDFVGAHPEGYDMIISERGQNLSGGQRQAISLARALLTDPPTLVLDEPTSAMDVASEQAMINRLREVLDTGRTLILATHRTSLLNLVDRLIVMDRGRLVADGPRDEIMNRLRGGKFRVEEQ; translated from the coding sequence ATGGTTCAGGATACAAGCCTTCAGCAGGAGCGGGTCGAGGCAGCCGAGGTCCAGCAGGGTGTCGTCGACCCGCTTCTCGAATCCCTTGTCTTTCTCAGCAAGTATCACCATCGGCCAACGTCTCGTGATGCCCTGATTTCAGGTCTGCCGCTGGACAAGGGGCGGCTTACGGTTGATCTGTTTTCACGATGCGCAAGCCGTGTCGGGTTGAGCGCCCGCATCGTTCGACGCCCTCTCAAGTCCATACCGGATTTTGTGTTACCCGCCGTTCTTCTGATGAAGAACGGCGAATGCTGTGTCCTGACCGCCTGGAGACAGGATGGACAGGCGGAAGTTGTCCTGCCCGACAGCGGCGAGGGAACCACCGTGATTCCCCTCGATACGCTGGAAGAAGACTATCTTGGTTATACCCTTTATGTGCGCCCGGAGTATCAGTTCGACGCCCGCATGAAGGAAGAAGAGGAAGAGCGTCCTCAGAACCGGTCCTGGTTCTGGGGAACTCTGGCCCGACTCTGGCCGGTTTACCTTCAGGTCATGGGGGCGGCCGCCGTTGTGAACGTGCTGGCCATTGCGTCGCCCCTCTTTGTGATGAACGTCTATGACCGCGTCTTACCGAACCAGGCGTTCTCCACACTCTGGGTTCTGGCAGCCGGCATGGGCATTGCCATGTTTTTCGATTTTCTGCTGCGCAATCTTCGCGCGGCGTTGATTGACAATGCAGGCCGACGCGCAGATGTCCTTTTGGCAAGTCGATTGTTCGAACAGGTACTGAACATCCAGATGAAGGTCAGGCCTGGTTCCACGGGCGCCTTTGCGAACCATCTGCGCGAATTCGAGACGGTGCGCGACTTCTTCACCTCTTCGACATTGGCGTCTCTGACGGACCTGATGTTCGTCGGGCTTTTTCTCTTCATCATATGGATGATCGGCGGTCCACTCGTTTATATTCCGCTTGCAGCCGTGGTCCTGGCCCTGGTGACAGGTTTCTGCATCCAATTCCCCTTGAACTCTGTGGTACGGAAGACTCACAAGGAGGCGGCCCAGAAACATGGGATTCTGGTGGAAACGCTAAGCGGCCTGGACACCATCAAGGTGGCCGGCGCCGAGGGGCGCATGCAGCGCTCTTGGGAGCAATTTGTGGGCAGCACCTCGCGCACGGCGCAACGCTCGCGGCTCTTCTCCAACCTCGGTATCAATACGACATCCTTTCTCCAGCAGGGAACCACTGTCGGAATTGTCATCTTCGGCGTCTATCTGGCGTCAGAGGGTGAGTTGAGCATGGGTGCCATTATTGCCTGTGTGATCCTGGGGGGACGGGCGGTGGCGCCGCTTGGTGGCATGGCAAACACTCTGTCCCGCATGAACCAGTCCATCGTTGCCTTGAAGACCCTGGACGGAATCATGAAGCTGCCGGTCGAGCGGCCGGTCGACCGGCGTTTTGTCAGCCGCGGCCGCATGGATGGCGAGATAGAGTTCCGGGGCGTCAACTTTACCTATCCGGAGGCGCGGACCCAGGCCCTGCGCGAGGTCTCCTTTCGTGTAAACCAGGGCGAACGTGTCGGTATCCTGGGGCGTATCGGCTCGGGCAAGACGACGATTGGGCGTCTTGCTTCAGGACTCTATGAGCCCGATGAAGGCGCGGTCCTGCTTGACGGCACCGATTTGCGCCAGATTCATCCAGCTGACATTCGCCGGAATGTCGGGTTCATGATGCAGGATGTGACCCTATTCTATGGAACCGTTCGCGAGAACATTGCGCTCGGTTTCCCCCAGGCCGATGACGCTCTGATCCTGCGGGCCTCGAAACTGGCAGGGGTGGACGATTTTGTCGGGGCTCATCCTGAGGGCTACGACATGATCATCAGCGAACGCGGGCAGAACCTTTCCGGTGGGCAGCGGCAGGCCATTTCGCTGGCGCGTGCCCTTCTGACAGATCCACCAACGCTGGTCCTGGATGAACCAACCAGTGCAATGGATGTCGCCTCGGAACAGGCCATGATCAACCGCCTGAGAGAAGTGCTCGATACAGGGCGTACTTTGATCCTGGCCACGCACAGAACCAGCCTGCTCAATCTGGTGGATCGTCTGATCGTCATGGATCGAGGGCGGCTGGTCGCCGATGGTCCGCGCGACGAGATCATGAACCGCCTACGCGGCGGCAAGTTTCGAGTGGAGGAGCAATGA